The genomic segment AAGAGCAAGAAAACGTGGTATTAAAGTCTGTGCTCATTTGATTCTTGGTTTACCTGACGAGACGTTTGAAGATTACCTTTCCAGTTTAACGCAAGTTATATCAACAGGTGTTGATGGTATAAAATTACATCCATTACATATTGTTGAAGGAAGTGTCATGGCTAAGGCTTGGCGACATAAAGGAATGCCTTTATTGAGTCTGGAAGATTATGCTCACTACGCGAGTGAGTTAATTAGACATACTCCAAAAGAGATAATTTTTCATAGAGTCACAGCATATGCTAAAAAACCGATGTTACTTGCTCCAGAGTGGTGTGCTTTTCGTTGGGATGGCTTAGTAGCAATTGTCAAAAACTTAGCCGAGAATGGCGGACAAGGCCATTATGTTACCGGCGGAACAGTGTGAAAAGTAACCAGTTTGCATGTTTTGCAGTGATTTATATGGGCGGATTTTAATTTTTTGTTAAAATCATGTAATTAGTTTACGAAAATTGGACTTGAAAAGCGCTGAGTTGTTGCATAGGCGATTATTGCGAGTATTATAAATTCCAATTTTACAGAAATAAATTAGAAAGAGGTGCCACAATGGCCACAGTCCAGCTAGAGTCTATTTTAGATCTCAATACTTTAGAGCAATATTGTAGTGCTATTGGTGCAGGTACTTTATTAAAAAGTGTTGTGTTATTTGAGCAATTAATGCCTGAGTATGTAGGTAGTTTAGTTAAAGCAAATGATGTGAATGATAAAGATACATTATGCGCAGAAGCTCATAAATTTAAAGGCGCTGCTGGTTCAGTTGGTTTGAAGCGCATTCAGCAGTTTGCACAAAAACTGCAGCATGGTGAAGAGTCATCATGGGAAGCTGAGCACAACGCTTGGTTAGCTGAAATTGTTGAGCATGCTGGTTCAGATTTACAGCAATTAAAAGCATTCCTAGAAGCCAAAGCATAATCACTGCTGGTTTATAGCGACATTAAAAGTCCCGCAAGGGGCTTTTTTTTTGGTCTTTTTTTTGAGAATAGTAAAATTGAGCTATGGATCGTGCAGCTGTGATTGTTATTTGTTGTGACTTAATTCATTATTTAAATGAAATCTTCTTAGGGTAATCGATTAAATGAAAAACCTACCGAGTTTAAAAAACCTATTCTATTTGGTTAACTTGCACCAAGAGCAAAATTTTAACCGAGCTGCTAAGTCATGCTTTGTTAGTCAATCTACTCTATCGAGTGGCATTCAAAATCTTGAAGAGCAACTGGGCTACCAATTAATCGAGCGAGATCATAAATCATTTATGTTCACAGCAATAGGTGAGGAAGTTGTTGAAAGAGCGAGAAAGCTGCTTACTGATGTTGATGACTTAGTTGAATTGGTTAAAAACCAGGGTGAGCCTATGACTGGAGAGATCCGCTTAGGTTGTATTCCAACTATTGCACCTTTCTTATTAAGCCGTGTAGTAAAGCAATGTCAGCAAGATTATCCACAATTGAGTTTATTGCTAAAAGAAGACACTACCGACAGCTTATTAGACTCATTAGGAAAAGGGGAGCTGGATTTATTGATACTTGCATTACCGGTAGATACTACTGGATTTCACAGTATGAAAGTGGGTATTGATCCTTTTAAAATGGTCGTTCATGAAGAGTTATCGGGTGGGATAATAAACCCAATTGATTATCAAAAAATGCCAGATGAAAGTATTTTCTTACTGCAAAGTGAGCACTGTATTACTGGTCATGCTATTACTGCTTGTCAGTTAGGCAATAGTGCCAAAATTAATCCTTTTGCTGCGACCAGTCTACATACATTAGTTCAAATGGTTGATAGCAAATTAGGCACCACATTCTTACCGCAAATGGCAATTGATGCTGGGATCTTAAAAGATACTGAGTTGAATATAATGAACCCGCCAGGTGAAAGCCCTTATCGAGATATCGGCTTGGTGTGGCGTCAAACAACTAGCAGAATCGCCACATTCAGAACATTAGGCTTAATGCTAGAGAACTTACTTGCTAAACCTGAGTAGCCTGTTGTTGAAAGGGAGTTTATTAGCAAGTTCATC from the Shewanella japonica genome contains:
- a CDS encoding Hpt domain-containing protein, which produces MATVQLESILDLNTLEQYCSAIGAGTLLKSVVLFEQLMPEYVGSLVKANDVNDKDTLCAEAHKFKGAAGSVGLKRIQQFAQKLQHGEESSWEAEHNAWLAEIVEHAGSDLQQLKAFLEAKA
- the oxyR gene encoding hydrogen peroxide-inducible genes transcriptional activator OxyR, which produces MKNLPSLKNLFYLVNLHQEQNFNRAAKSCFVSQSTLSSGIQNLEEQLGYQLIERDHKSFMFTAIGEEVVERARKLLTDVDDLVELVKNQGEPMTGEIRLGCIPTIAPFLLSRVVKQCQQDYPQLSLLLKEDTTDSLLDSLGKGELDLLILALPVDTTGFHSMKVGIDPFKMVVHEELSGGIINPIDYQKMPDESIFLLQSEHCITGHAITACQLGNSAKINPFAATSLHTLVQMVDSKLGTTFLPQMAIDAGILKDTELNIMNPPGESPYRDIGLVWRQTTSRIATFRTLGLMLENLLAKPE